One region of Rhodocaloribacter litoris genomic DNA includes:
- a CDS encoding DJ-1/PfpI family protein: MAKKILMLVGDFVEDYEVMVPFQALQMVGHTVHAVCPGKKAGETVKTAVHDFEGDQTYTEKRGHNFTLNATFDEIDERAYDALVIPGGRAPEYIRLNDRVLEIVRHFDRAGKPIAAICHGAQVLAAAGVLQGKRCSAYPAVGPDVTRAGGTYADIPVDQAVTDGHLVTAPAWPAHPAWLAQFLKVLGTRIEHEEAVAA; the protein is encoded by the coding sequence ATGGCCAAAAAGATTCTCATGCTCGTGGGCGACTTCGTAGAGGATTACGAAGTGATGGTGCCGTTCCAGGCGCTGCAGATGGTGGGCCACACGGTGCACGCGGTCTGCCCCGGGAAGAAGGCCGGTGAGACGGTGAAGACGGCCGTGCACGACTTCGAGGGCGACCAGACGTACACCGAGAAGCGGGGCCACAACTTCACGCTCAATGCCACCTTCGACGAGATCGACGAGCGGGCGTATGACGCGCTCGTGATCCCCGGCGGGCGGGCGCCCGAGTACATCCGCCTGAACGACCGGGTGCTGGAGATCGTCCGCCACTTCGACCGGGCGGGCAAGCCCATCGCGGCCATCTGCCACGGCGCGCAGGTGCTGGCCGCCGCCGGCGTGCTCCAGGGCAAGCGCTGCTCGGCCTACCCCGCCGTCGGCCCGGACGTGACGCGCGCCGGCGGCACCTACGCCGACATCCCCGTCGATCAGGCCGTGACCGACGGCCACCTGGTGACGGCTCCGGCCTGGCCCGCCCATCCCGCCTGGCTGGCGCAGTTCCTCAAGGTGCTCGGCACCCGGATCGAGCACGAAGAGGCCGTCGCCGCCTGA
- a CDS encoding lytic transglycosylase — MLFALSDTLSEAQILHRLARIYGYQSDLLRAQAEGDLERTESLLSTAMTELAALLRHPGILERPRFQELYRTLVAEYERYYGPTDTLTLPYGSIFELRAEVFALLNELDEPLLEDVVIPNLRPIEAVIPMTMNRLVESSIAYLRREPDRHIHQWLSRAETYFPMIEQILAEEGVPDELKYLAMIESGLNPRARSWAQAVGMWQFIAATGRAYGLHVDAWVDERMDPEKATRAAARHLRDLYREYGDWHIALAAYNCSPRCIRRAMRQAEERTGRKPTFWDMYPYLPRETRNYVPMFIATALMASNPDAFGLKPAQPGPRYAYHYVPVQGAIRLSTLAELAGTDVNLLRALNPELRRNSLPPSTEPYYLRLPLGTYERFAEGYKNLPEDAFLTAGEYVVRRGDTLGKIAAQYGTSVRQLMADNGLKTTRIHIGQRLVVPVPQYQSDLPRPELAEADVVTVDYGTYALRPLTTASGTLARATTSRPVQTTPIVKTSAPAPAPAREKSVEEKPAGPTRIVYTVRRGDTLIEIADRYNVWVADLKRWNNLRGNTIRVGQRLSIYTANPPADEPEPDRPEKITYRVRSGDTLSEIAARYGVSIRQLQQWNDLRGTRIRTGQRLTIYPGGSGPVTHRVQRGDTLDEIARRYGVSISDLKQWNNLRGSTIYPGQELTVQR, encoded by the coding sequence ATGCTCTTCGCGCTTTCGGACACCCTGTCCGAGGCCCAGATCTTGCACCGGCTCGCACGGATCTACGGGTACCAGTCGGATCTGCTGCGGGCCCAGGCCGAAGGCGACCTCGAGCGGACCGAGTCGCTGCTCTCGACGGCCATGACCGAACTGGCCGCGCTGTTGCGGCATCCCGGCATTCTGGAACGCCCGCGCTTTCAGGAGCTCTACCGCACGCTCGTGGCCGAGTATGAGCGGTACTACGGTCCCACGGACACGCTGACCCTGCCCTACGGCAGCATCTTCGAGCTCCGTGCCGAGGTGTTCGCCCTGCTCAACGAGCTGGACGAGCCGCTCCTGGAAGACGTTGTCATCCCGAACCTGCGCCCGATCGAGGCCGTCATTCCGATGACGATGAACCGGCTCGTCGAATCCTCCATCGCCTACCTGCGCCGGGAGCCGGACCGGCACATCCACCAGTGGCTCAGCCGGGCCGAGACGTATTTCCCGATGATCGAACAGATCCTGGCCGAAGAAGGCGTGCCCGACGAGTTGAAATACCTGGCGATGATCGAGAGCGGGCTCAACCCGCGGGCGCGGAGCTGGGCGCAGGCCGTGGGCATGTGGCAGTTCATCGCGGCCACCGGGCGCGCCTACGGCCTCCACGTCGATGCCTGGGTGGATGAGCGGATGGACCCGGAGAAGGCCACCCGGGCCGCCGCCCGCCACCTGCGCGACCTCTACCGGGAGTACGGCGACTGGCACATTGCGCTGGCCGCCTACAACTGTAGCCCGCGCTGCATCAGACGGGCCATGCGGCAGGCCGAGGAACGGACCGGGCGAAAACCCACCTTCTGGGACATGTACCCCTACCTGCCTCGCGAGACGCGCAACTACGTGCCGATGTTCATCGCGACGGCCCTCATGGCCTCCAACCCGGATGCGTTCGGGCTGAAACCGGCACAACCGGGCCCGCGCTATGCCTATCACTACGTGCCGGTGCAGGGCGCCATCCGCCTGAGTACCCTGGCCGAGCTGGCCGGCACCGACGTCAACCTGCTGCGGGCCCTCAACCCGGAACTGCGCCGCAACAGCCTGCCCCCCTCGACCGAGCCCTACTACCTCCGCCTTCCCCTCGGCACGTACGAGCGCTTCGCCGAAGGCTACAAAAACCTGCCGGAGGATGCCTTCCTGACGGCCGGGGAATACGTGGTCCGCCGCGGCGACACGCTCGGCAAGATCGCCGCCCAGTATGGCACGAGCGTGCGCCAGCTCATGGCGGACAATGGCCTGAAGACCACGCGCATCCACATCGGGCAACGCCTGGTGGTGCCGGTGCCGCAGTACCAGAGCGACCTGCCCCGGCCGGAACTGGCCGAGGCGGACGTCGTGACGGTCGACTACGGCACGTATGCGCTTCGCCCCCTCACAACCGCCAGCGGAACCCTCGCCCGGGCAACGACCTCCCGGCCGGTGCAGACCACGCCCATCGTGAAGACCAGCGCACCGGCCCCTGCACCCGCACGCGAAAAAAGCGTCGAGGAGAAACCCGCTGGCCCGACGCGCATCGTCTACACCGTGCGCCGGGGGGACACCCTCATCGAAATCGCGGACCGGTACAACGTCTGGGTGGCCGACCTGAAGCGGTGGAACAACCTGCGCGGCAACACCATCCGCGTCGGCCAGCGGCTGTCGATCTACACGGCCAACCCGCCGGCGGACGAGCCCGAGCCCGACAGGCCGGAGAAGATCACCTACCGCGTGCGCAGCGGCGACACCCTGAGCGAAATCGCCGCCCGGTATGGCGTCTCGATACGCCAGCTCCAGCAATGGAACGACCTGCGCGGCACCCGCATTCGCACCGGCCAGCGCCTGACCATCTACCCCGGCGGCTCCGGCCCGGTGACCCACCGCGTCCAGCGCGGCGACACGCTCGACGAGATCGCCCGCCGCTACGGCGTCTCCATCAGCGACCTGAAGCAGTGGAACAACCTGCGCGGCAGCACCATCTATCCCGGCCAGGAACTGACCGTGCAGCGCTGA